The DNA sequence CATCGACGGGTGCAATCCCGTCACTCTTGACGAAACGCCGGTTGGCGCGCGGCCCAAACATGCGGTCCTCCCCTACGATTGCTGGCTCCGCCATCCTCAACTCTTGACGATATGCTCATTCCGTAAAGAGTTGAGCGTCACGATTTCGGGCGTTTCTCTTTTAATGCAAGCCGGTCCTTCAGCGTCTGCAGGATCAGATCCTCGATCTCGCGGACCCGCAGTCCATGTTCCAGAGCGAGGCAACTGACGAGCCGGCTAATCTCGGCGTCCTTGGGGCCGTAGGTCGCCCAATCATCCAGTTCGTGACTGTCTGGATGATGAGCCACTGCAACAGCAGGCTGAGGATACTGGTGCGCAGGAGGACGATCGGAAATATGCGGATCGGCGATCCATCCTTCCAATGGGTCTACGACATCCGGCGCGCCAAACCTCGCATCACGCTGCCGCCAAGCCCAAGCAGCCTGAACGGCGCAGAGGAAAGCGTCGAGATGGTCGGCGCCGGGATCGTCGCACAGGTTATCGGGGGCGATGATGCCAAAGCCGTATCGGGCTGGCGCCTCCTCGCGCAGGGCATGAAGCAAGCTATGGCGAGCCTGCCGCTGATCTGCAGTTTGCTTGCTGCGCGCATCATTCTTGTAGCTACGGCGACCGATGAATTGACGGGCCAGAAGGCCAGGATAGGCCTCAACCACGATACGCTGCGCATCACCGGCATGGAGGTGGGGGATGGTCACGCCTGAAGCAAGAAGACGGGGAGCACCCTCGAAGAACATCAGACCGACAGGCACCCCGTAAAGCTTCTGTGGACTAATCGAGCTCGCCTGCTTGTCGGTTGCACGACGATGCTCTTTATCACCCGCAGCCCGGTTTTCCTTGTACGCTTCCAATGCCTCGCGAAAGCCGTCGCGACCAAGCTGGCCCGCGTGTCGAACATATCCCTCCCAAGTCGATGGCCAGCCGGCAGTCTCGACAAATCGGCGGGCCTGACCGAAGGGAAAATCAATTCCCGCAATCCACGGCCCGGGCTGTACCAATGCTGAGTTGAACGCGCCAAAGTCGGACCACTCCTCAAGGGACCGCGTGAGCAGATGATCTCCCTCCAGTGTGCAGCAAAGACAAGTAATCGGCTTGCGCCGAGAGGGGCTGCTTGTGAAATCAATGCCGAGAATGTTCATGCAGAGACAGTAGCAAGGACGTGTGCCAAGATCGAAGTTCCTCTATCGGGCAGACAGTCAGAATCATCCTGTAACGCGAGAAACAGCCCGTGGTCTTTCGGTCTGGAATACCCCACTCTGTGTAAAAGGCTAGTTTGAATAGAGCGATGCCTGCAGGTCTCGGAATGCGCCCCGTATTACGGGTAGCCCGCCAAGCTTTTCCTTGCCCTCGCTGACACTGCCGTAGCGCGCGGTGAGGAACGTTCCAAGCTTCTTGGTTGCCAACTCGCTTTCCCCTCGGACCTCATAGGCACCAAGAATGGCCCAAAGCAGGTCTTTCAGGTCACCGTCCGCATCGACGATCCCCGATGAGCGCACATCATTGGCACGCTCGCTTCGCGTCTTAGGCTGACTGGTGAAGAGGACGTAGCTGAGAACATCAAAAAGATCGCTGTCAGGCGCATCAACCAGCTTTCGGATATCCTCCAGCCTATCGCGATCATACCCACGGTCAGATAGCTGCTCAAGCAGATGCTCGCGGTTGTCAGGATCGCTCCACATGCCCCGCAGATGATCTTCGCTGGTCACAATACCAGATAAATCACCAAACAGACGTTCAAGGAACTGGGCTGCTGACATCGGCTTGCCGTCCGGGCTCCAGTAGGTCGTCGTCGCGATATACTGGATTTTCCGAGCCGTGCCGTCCGACAACTTCACCAAAATTTTTTCACGTGGCGGTTCGGCAGTGCCTCCACCCTCGGGCTCCCCCGGCTCGTCAGGTCCCTGCCCGGGTCCAACCGGCGGCGTGGGGGGGCCACCGCGTGGTTCCGGTGCCAACGGTTCTCCATCCCACTCGGGGTCGCTGAAGTTCTGATGCGCTTTCACAAAATCCCATATCGTGAAAAAGTCCTTGCCCTCATACGTCCGCGTTCCCCGCCCGATGATCTGCTTGAATTCGATCATGGATCGGATCGGGCGCATCAGGACAATGTTGCGAATGTTGCGAGCATCAACGCCGGTCGAAAGCTTTTGAGAGGTCGTTAGAACAGTCGGGACCGTTTTGTCATTGTCCTGAAAATCTCGCAGGTGCTGGTCACCGACTGCGCCATCGTCGGCAGTGACACGGTGGCAGTAGTTGGGATTCGCACTATCCTTGACCTGATTGATCAGGTCTCGAACAAGCGCAGCATGATCCTGGGTGGCACAGAAGACCAAAGTCTTTTGCCGCTGATCAACCTGCCTCATGAACTCCTTGACACGGCTCAGTTCGCGCTCTTCGATGATAATCCGGGTGTTAAAGTCGCCTTCCGCGAACCTTTCGCCAGCTTCGACGTCGCCAGCCAGCACGTCGTCGCTGCCGTCATAGACATACTCGTCAATGGTGCTCGCCATCTGGCGGACCTTGAACGGCGTCAGGAAACCATCTTCGATCCCGTCGCGCAGCGCGTAGGTATAAACAGGCTCTCCGAAATAGGCATAAGTGTCCGCATTGTGTTTGCGCTTGGGCGTGGCCGTCAATCCAAGCTGAGCGGCGGGCTCGAAGTACTCAAGCAGCCGGCGCCATTCGCTTTCGTCTTTGGCTCCGCCCCGGTGGCATTCGTCGACGACGATGAAGTCAAAGAAGTCAGGCGGATACTGCGCGTAAACTGGCCCACCATCGCCGGTCATAAAGGTCTGAAAGATCGTAAAGAAAAGGCTGGCATTCTTGGGCGGCTGACCACGGTTCTTGCGGATCGTGTCTGGGTCGATCCGAGTCACGGCATCATTGGGGAAGGCACTGAACGAGTTATATGCCTGATCAGCAAGGATGTTGCGGTCGGCTAGGAAAAGGATGCGTGGACGGCGAACCGGTTCACCCGACAGGTTCCATTCGGACTGAAACAACTTCCAGGCAATCTGGAATGCGATAGAGGTCTTGCCGGTACCAGTAGCCAGCGTTAGCAGAATGCGACGATCGCCTTTGGCCAGGGCCTCAAGTGCAGCATTGACGGCTTTGTGCTGATAATAGCGCAGCTCCCACTTGCCGCCGTCCGTTTCGAAGTCCACGGCTCCGAACCGCTCGCGCCACTCATTGTGGTCAGCAAAGGTTCGGTCCCACAGCTCATCGGGCGTAGGAAACGGCAAGGCCATGTTGGCCTCGGTCCCGGTGGTCATGTCGATCTGATACCAGCTTAGCCCGTTGGAGGCATAGGCAAAGCGCGACCCCAATCGTTCGGCATAATCCTTGGCCTGCCCCACTCCGCTGCGGTGGCTGACGCCGGCGCGCTTGGCCTCCAGCACGGCGAGCTTCTGGCCCTTGTGGATGAAGACGTAATCGGCCGACAGCCCTTTGCCGCGCGTGCCACCCGACTGGATGCGACCGGGGCAAATGACTTCACGACGAACCTTACTGCCGTTGAGCCCCCAGCCCGCCGCAGCGAGGATCGGGTCTATACGCTCGGCGCGGGTATCGGCTTCGGTTTCGTCGTGGATACTCATGCACGGCACATCCTAAAATCGTTTGGCTCTCAATGTTCATTTAGTTCCGAGAACAGGTCAGCAGTCTTTTCATGGGCGAGAGCTGTGTTGCCAAAGTCAGTGCCACCAAGCTTTCGAAGGTGGCCCAGAGGATACCAACGATCATCGCCACCCTGGTAGAAAACTGTCTCGTAGATGCTGCCGGTATGAGCGGCGCGATGTATTTCATAGACCTCCGACAGGATCGTGAAGGCATGATTTAAAGATGAAGGCTTTTTCTCGCTTATCCCCTCTGGCAGCGTGATGGGCGAAATGTCCATTACCTTGATCGCCTTGCCTCGGATCTCGACCAGCAGACCACCTATGAAACCAGGGACTTTCTTTTTTTGCTTCTCGGTTGATGCGCCGAGTGCGATCTGGATGAAGTGCGCTTCCGTCGAGTGCCAGCCTTTTACGGAACCCCACTCAACTTTTCCACGCATGGCGTGCGGTGGTATCAGGTGCTTCAGAAGCGTCCCCGTCAGTGATTCATGCTGTCTCACCTGAAGCGCAAAACACCAAAGGCGCACCTGCGGCGAGAAACTGGCAGAGCTTACG is a window from the Paracoccus marcusii genome containing:
- a CDS encoding DUF429 domain-containing protein produces the protein MNILGIDFTSSPSRRKPITCLCCTLEGDHLLTRSLEEWSDFGAFNSALVQPGPWIAGIDFPFGQARRFVETAGWPSTWEGYVRHAGQLGRDGFREALEAYKENRAAGDKEHRRATDKQASSISPQKLYGVPVGLMFFEGAPRLLASGVTIPHLHAGDAQRIVVEAYPGLLARQFIGRRSYKNDARSKQTADQRQARHSLLHALREEAPARYGFGIIAPDNLCDDPGADHLDAFLCAVQAAWAWRQRDARFGAPDVVDPLEGWIADPHISDRPPAHQYPQPAVAVAHHPDSHELDDWATYGPKDAEISRLVSCLALEHGLRVREIEDLILQTLKDRLALKEKRPKS
- the hsdR gene encoding EcoAI/FtnUII family type I restriction enzme subunit R; its protein translation is MSIHDETEADTRAERIDPILAAAGWGLNGSKVRREVICPGRIQSGGTRGKGLSADYVFIHKGQKLAVLEAKRAGVSHRSGVGQAKDYAERLGSRFAYASNGLSWYQIDMTTGTEANMALPFPTPDELWDRTFADHNEWRERFGAVDFETDGGKWELRYYQHKAVNAALEALAKGDRRILLTLATGTGKTSIAFQIAWKLFQSEWNLSGEPVRRPRILFLADRNILADQAYNSFSAFPNDAVTRIDPDTIRKNRGQPPKNASLFFTIFQTFMTGDGGPVYAQYPPDFFDFIVVDECHRGGAKDESEWRRLLEYFEPAAQLGLTATPKRKHNADTYAYFGEPVYTYALRDGIEDGFLTPFKVRQMASTIDEYVYDGSDDVLAGDVEAGERFAEGDFNTRIIIEERELSRVKEFMRQVDQRQKTLVFCATQDHAALVRDLINQVKDSANPNYCHRVTADDGAVGDQHLRDFQDNDKTVPTVLTTSQKLSTGVDARNIRNIVLMRPIRSMIEFKQIIGRGTRTYEGKDFFTIWDFVKAHQNFSDPEWDGEPLAPEPRGGPPTPPVGPGQGPDEPGEPEGGGTAEPPREKILVKLSDGTARKIQYIATTTYWSPDGKPMSAAQFLERLFGDLSGIVTSEDHLRGMWSDPDNREHLLEQLSDRGYDRDRLEDIRKLVDAPDSDLFDVLSYVLFTSQPKTRSERANDVRSSGIVDADGDLKDLLWAILGAYEVRGESELATKKLGTFLTARYGSVSEGKEKLGGLPVIRGAFRDLQASLYSN